TTAAAAAAACAATAAATGGCTAAAATAAAAATGTCCAAAAAGGCAGCGTCAATTGATATGACTGCCATGTGTGATGTAGCTTTTCTATTGCTTACTTTCTTTATTTTGACTGCGACAGCTAAAATACCTGAAGCATTGCCGGTAGATACGCCGCAATCTACAAATAGTGCAAAATTGCCAACCTCAGATTTGGCTATTATCACTATTGGTAAAGGAAAAGGGGTAGTGTTTTATGATGTAAAAGGAAGAGAAGTTCGTAAAAGAGCTCTTGAATTGATGGGTCAAAAATATGGAGTTACTTTTTCAGAAGATGAGTCAACTAAATTTGCGTTAATGGATGATTTTGGTGTTCCTGTGGAAAGCCTAAAAATCATTATTGCAATGAAAGCTGCAGATAGAAGTAAAGCAAATCAACCTGGTATTCCAAAAGATTCATTAAATAATCAATTGGCAGACTGGATTCAGAATTCTCGTATTGCAAATATTGAG
Above is a window of Flavobacterium sp. 123 DNA encoding:
- a CDS encoding biopolymer transporter ExbD, with amino-acid sequence MAKIKMSKKAASIDMTAMCDVAFLLLTFFILTATAKIPEALPVDTPQSTNSAKLPTSDLAIITIGKGKGVVFYDVKGREVRKRALELMGQKYGVTFSEDESTKFALMDDFGVPVESLKIIIAMKAADRSKANQPGIPKDSLNNQLADWIQNSRIANIELNDKELQIAIKGDAKEEYPAIKKVMDILQNQKINNFNLVTGLRSKNF